TAATCGCGGAAACGGATCTTCACCAACACCGTCGCCTTGGCGCGATCGGCGGTGGGCACGATCTTGGTCACGTACCCTGGATAGCGTTGTTGCGGATATGCGTCGAGAGTGATTTCGCAACTCTGCTCGGGAATCACCCTGGTAATATTCGCTTCGGAAACATCGGCTTCGACTTCCAACGAAGTCATGTCGGCGATCGTGACGACCGCCGCTTTCGAGCTCGCGGCACCCGCCAACGGCGCGACGATTTCGCCGACATCGGCGTTTTTCTTGAGCACGGTACCGTCGAAGGGCGCGACGATGCGCATGTTCTCCACCGCCACTTCGGCTTCACGCACGGCGAACTTGGCCGCGTCGATGGTCGCGATCACGCGCTGGTAGCGCGCCTCGGCGCCGTCGAACTCCGCCTGGGCCACCGCGCCTTCCTTGAGCAAGGTGCGCATACGTTCCTGTGATTGTTTGGCGTCATTCAGATCGGCTTGAGTCGCGCGCAAATTTTCCCGCGCCCGCGCCAACGACGCCATCACATCGGCATCGTCCAAGCGCGCCAGCACCTGGCCTTTCTTAAGGAACCTCTGAACAACTGCCCTGGAAGCAGGGCAGCGGAGGATAGATCGTTTTTTTCGTAATGAGTTACAGTTTTTGCGAAGTTATATCAGATTACATTTTGCTCTCGCGGTTAATAGGGTCCTTAGTTTTGCCTCGATTTG
This sequence is a window from Deltaproteobacteria bacterium. Protein-coding genes within it:
- a CDS encoding efflux RND transporter periplasmic adaptor subunit, which encodes MLRCPASRAVVQRFLKKGQVLARLDDADVMASLARARENLRATQADLNDAKQSQERMRTLLKEGAVAQAEFDGAEARYQRVIATIDAAKFAVREAEVAVENMRIVAPFDGTVLKKNADVGEIVAPLAGAASSKAAVVTIADMTSLEVEADVSEANITRVIPEQSCEITLDAYPQQRYPGYVTKIVPTADRAKATVLVKIRFRDYDRKVLPEMSAKISFLAGNTSAADAKPLLTVPAAAVVGRDGRQVVFQTKDDRAVETVVSTGQKLTGLIEITGGLKAGDQVIAKVDERLKAGAKITEKK